A genome region from Oikeobacillus pervagus includes the following:
- a CDS encoding LysR family transcriptional regulator, whose amino-acid sequence MELRQIKYFIEVAKQEHMTEASIQLHVAQSAVSRQISKLEDELGVELFMREGRNVKLTEVGKVFLERVEIAMVELEKAVSAVEEYLNPEKGSIRIGFPNSLATRTLPMVISAFREQYPDIGFNFWQGSNKELRELIEKGEIDLSFVSPVPPTSEEIHSHIFFNENMRVLIPEQHALAKREYIKLRELKDDAFVLFRSGFDMRNLVMDACYQVGFSPNVAFESEEIYTIKGLVEAGLGISLLPETTLTDHTPPGTVSIPISEPNIFRTVGAIKTKERELPPSEKLFYEFIIEYYDRLNRFSF is encoded by the coding sequence GTGGAATTAAGACAGATTAAATATTTTATAGAAGTCGCAAAGCAGGAACATATGACAGAGGCTTCTATTCAGTTACATGTTGCCCAATCCGCTGTGAGTAGACAAATTTCTAAATTAGAAGATGAACTTGGAGTCGAGTTATTTATGCGGGAGGGCCGCAATGTAAAATTGACTGAAGTCGGAAAGGTCTTTTTAGAACGAGTGGAAATTGCGATGGTGGAATTAGAAAAAGCGGTATCAGCTGTTGAAGAATATTTAAATCCCGAAAAAGGTTCCATTCGGATCGGATTCCCGAATTCTTTGGCCACACGAACATTGCCGATGGTGATTTCCGCTTTTCGTGAACAGTATCCTGATATTGGATTTAATTTCTGGCAAGGTTCTAATAAAGAATTACGAGAATTAATTGAAAAGGGGGAAATTGACTTGTCCTTTGTTTCCCCAGTCCCCCCAACAAGTGAAGAGATTCACAGTCATATTTTTTTCAATGAAAATATGCGAGTGTTAATCCCCGAACAACATGCTTTAGCCAAAAGAGAGTATATCAAGTTGAGAGAGTTAAAAGATGATGCATTTGTTTTATTTCGATCTGGTTTTGATATGAGAAATCTTGTGATGGATGCGTGCTATCAAGTTGGATTTTCACCGAATGTCGCCTTCGAAAGTGAAGAAATATACACAATAAAAGGGTTAGTTGAGGCCGGCCTCGGGATTAGCCTATTACCAGAAACAACCTTGACAGACCATACACCTCCTGGGACAGTCAGTATCCCAATAAGTGAGCCCAATATATTTAGAACAGTGGGAGCAATCAAAACAAAAGAAAGAGAATTGCCCCCGTCAGAGAAGTTATTTTACGAGTTTATCATTGAATATTACGATCGTCTAAATCGTTTTAGTTTTTAG